The Niabella beijingensis genomic interval GAGCTTTGTAGTGTATGATTATGAAGCAACACATTTTCCTTTTAAATGGCACTATCATCCGGAGTATGAACTGACCCTGATTACTTCGGGTAGCGGAAAGCGGATGGTAGGGGACAACTACTCCGATTTTTTTCCGGGAGACCTGGTGTTGCTGGGTTGTAACCTGCCGCACACCTGGGTAAGCGAGCCGGGGCGGGAAAAGGCTGCAGCTGTTGTGATCCAGTTTTCTGCTGCCTTTATACAACCCTTTTTGCAATACCCCGAATGTAAAGGCATAACGGCCCTTTTGGGCAAATCGCAGCGGGGAGTATCTTTTAAAGCGCGCCCGGCACGCGACACCATCGGAAAAATCAAACTGCTGTCCGGGGCAGACGGTATTGAAAAGTTGCTGGGACTGATAACTGTGCTGGCGGATCTGAGCAAACTAAATACAACATTTATCAGCACCTCAGCAATCAGCACGATACCTGCAGGTGCCGCGGAGGAGCGCATCAACAACGTATTTCAACACATCTACCGCTATTATAAAAAGCCCCTGCGGATAGAAACGCTTTCAAAGCTGGTGCACCTTACGCCCGGTGCGTTCTGCAAATTCTTTAAAAATACAACGGGCAAAACATTTTCGGATTATGTAAATGATGTGCGCATTGGTAAGGCCTGTACCCTGTTGCTGGAAACAGACCGGAATATAACGCAGATCGCCTATGAAGTGGGGTTTGAAAGCATTACTTATTTTAACCGGGTCTTTTTCCGGAAGAAAAAAGCAACTCCAAGAACGTTCAGGATGCAACTGAAAACACACTGGAAAATGGATTAACTGCCATCCGTAAAAATACTACCCCAGGTTACGTAATAGTACTTTCGCTCATTTCAGGTATTTGCAACGCCTGCGGAGCGGTGTAATATTGTGGTATCAAAAACAGAGCAACACCAAAAATAAATGCCATGGCAAAGCCCGCTTCATCATCTCCCAAACGCTCATTAGGCTGGATACCGGATCTGCCGGATGCCCGCGATTTTATGTATGCAGCTCCGCTGAAAATAATGCAGCGCCTGCCGGTAAAAACTGATCTCCGCAAAACATGTCCGCCGGTATACGACCAGGGCAGCCTGGGAAGCTGTACCGCAAATGCATTGGGTGCGGCATTCGAGTTCGGAAAGAAAAAGAAACGGAAGAAAACATTCCGCCCTTCCCGGCTTTTCCTTTATTACAATGAACGGGTGCTGATGAATACTGTATTGTCCGACAGCGGTGCTTACCTGCGCGACGGAATTAAATCGCTGAACAAACAGGGTATCTGCCCGGAAAAAGACTGGCCGTATCGCGAAGAAACTTTTGCTCAAAAGCCCCCTGCCCCCTGTTACAAAACCGCGTTAAAGAACCAGGTATTGTCTTACTGGAGGATCCCTGTAAATCTTACCTCCATTAAAGGCTGTCTGGCAGAAGGCTATCCCTTTTCTTTCGGCTTCAGCGTTTATGAAAGTTTTTTATCGGCAAAAGTTTCAGCCACCGGCATTATGCCGCTGCCCGATATTTCGAAGGAAACACTGGTAGGCGGTCATGCGGTGCTGGCCGTCGGATACAGCGACGAAAAACAAATGGTACTGGTGCGTAATTCCTGGGGGAAGGCCTGGGGTATCAGTGGCTGTTTCTGGATGCCCTATACCTATATTTCCAATACAACATTCTGCCAGGACTTCTGGACGATACGGGATGTTGAATAGCTGATCCGTTATAACAAGCCATTGCAGCAACGGTTCAGTCGCTCCGAACCTGCAACAGGATACCTGTGCCCGCCGGCGCCGGCCGGAAGGTCCTGTACACGATCATTCAAATCCATTTTTTAAATAAACAAAAGCAAACACATGTCAAAAATTAATGTTGCAGCCATTCAGTCGTCCATCACTGAATCCGGCTTAACCTGGCAGGCTGCAAACAATGAGTTTACCGCTATGACGGAGGCGGAACGCAAGTATTTCCTGGGATTTACACCCGGACCGAAAGAACGGTCCCTGGCCGCTCGGGAGGATGCTTCGGAAAAAGCACTTAAATCATTCCAGCTCTCGGCTGCCGGAAAGGGCATCAAAAAGAAAA includes:
- a CDS encoding AraC family transcriptional regulator, which encodes MKPAFENIERIRMDESFVVYDYEATHFPFKWHYHPEYELTLITSGSGKRMVGDNYSDFFPGDLVLLGCNLPHTWVSEPGREKAAAVVIQFSAAFIQPFLQYPECKGITALLGKSQRGVSFKARPARDTIGKIKLLSGADGIEKLLGLITVLADLSKLNTTFISTSAISTIPAGAAEERINNVFQHIYRYYKKPLRIETLSKLVHLTPGAFCKFFKNTTGKTFSDYVNDVRIGKACTLLLETDRNITQIAYEVGFESITYFNRVFFRKKKATPRTFRMQLKTHWKMD
- a CDS encoding C1 family peptidase, whose amino-acid sequence is MAKPASSSPKRSLGWIPDLPDARDFMYAAPLKIMQRLPVKTDLRKTCPPVYDQGSLGSCTANALGAAFEFGKKKKRKKTFRPSRLFLYYNERVLMNTVLSDSGAYLRDGIKSLNKQGICPEKDWPYREETFAQKPPAPCYKTALKNQVLSYWRIPVNLTSIKGCLAEGYPFSFGFSVYESFLSAKVSATGIMPLPDISKETLVGGHAVLAVGYSDEKQMVLVRNSWGKAWGISGCFWMPYTYISNTTFCQDFWTIRDVE